A genome region from Hoplias malabaricus isolate fHopMal1 chromosome 8, fHopMal1.hap1, whole genome shotgun sequence includes the following:
- the cfap43 gene encoding cilia- and flagella-associated protein 43: protein MDGFGSLEVRWVQGFTSSNVEFVDKNTACFSCGNYIVFLNVETKKRSVLQCPGRGLGVFTANGLCRILAFSEQKLNPSLFVYSYPELSLKCELKGTAILAYTALALSDAGPYLACSSSLPDYTITLWNWESGVPLCSHPQAEEDITSLAFNPMNWQQICAVNSKSLTVWSIERNNNFHIMKPSAIDLPAADGSVVERKVIPSHVSSGKLTYYGPQMPTSAIAGLIGDRSDTFVPQKEVKQRLCPSAICWSVSSQLYVGSREGFLLLVNPETLLVSVLYKPNTDDRGRLAIQEGSFRSLKPHTNGIFATGTDCVLRNIQIKKNHVEVVESWELDEPALNVCCSPDYETLLLSTTTGCIYRYRRGLTDQVVKVLDVLCGNFVAAAPLHTENNICVSVREHGELQLWSLDAGVCVASIPLQTNVTSMACCPIAQYIAVGTVTGHVLFVDLTLKERPRLIHRVHLYHMAVDHLVFDQGGNFLITGASDPHIFILDARPSKKFEVIGCTEGMGATVSLSTQYQKESMQLKVLVLCDGKKQQQKKMEQKEGNILLLFSVSVQRITGAEGCVNLQGYLRQDVLHSCVYESPHSLSSCVLGTKTIFAYCPQKKVLQSFQLPEILGTFPSTKEAVPLCPEKEVEGHPLGPASVYLSPHQNWLASVSRGGLLRIHDISAVESYVQMQCHSCWLGGICSVSFTADSQTLITTGLKDGSMVCSSLRIKKAEPGKANTTTQNDLSMMASFMAVVSSENHILGSMADWEPQAQYQLASVQSHTGEVSERSQMKTGITGQDESNTSLPSTTPCNGTWLDEKLDMVLKEESQQFADIKKSLKMNMKELRETIQVMMCENESLPDMEKLEQLEFNLDVEEQKRLQAEGEQEVSRVRNEIELDNQAKCYLREVLKKEYWDSMTVKGKAIKAFHSENEVKNYPMKERTAKELEELNRVETIRKTEHANSNQEILEMNKTPVQKEEEEEEGHEAQSSALSGSLSSQYGGSNPYLYSQFHLHTREQKLNQITLLQDVIYNVKTTFNTEFEAVYKQKEQEISRVRDKNSRIMEIMTELGLQESLWQPTLTDNERPERAFTVNDSEIKVEKYLTPEQRQREEDQRKEEEQRQFAAKGDNIRDRALGDMMGGVLEVKKEDILRTEVPQPEFMDKPELQWTEEEKKIFKEYEKKIKELSEEREKYRKTLEAEMKKLQTSIKDATKAFDETLRKLFEKKLKSEMVIYQEELKIANLAYSLLIEEQMLNREKDLNHKLEKARALKNEFGKALKKYQDDVEEFRETHDNAVAEDKLLDKGFRKDFSDVPAHIVDQLCKLYKRRPRVQKIKTQTDSSKSPFKERPLSGRTATEELTQMMKAMEELDAPENMPESLDPAVWARFCLARRAKVESEQRVKMKALILADMHAFLQRRINEDENAKMEIKNLTDELTGLREQKMRFCSDIMVQILIKQGQVEVESGDFVADYSDSQLLHRSVVEDLNNTIRTLGEQKIASMIECKDFRKGIIQQEWEHKRMRMLMEDLNNKAREIQRLHVSQELQEYLSETDHDNRMSKQLSTLEKTITLQEKTQMKNDENCKKLIKQLNRQATLKKEKNAALDLQLASMEIMVAERAKIYEGIAKEENQQDKAVEHYQDILERKELVEQAKAQAKEISILRAEVERMRMKTFPALAQLKYD, encoded by the exons ATGGATGGTTTTGGGAGTTTAGAAGTGAG GTGGGTGCAGGGGTTTACCAGCAGCAATGTTGAGTTTGTGGATAAGAATACTGCCTGCTTCTCCTGTGGAAATTACATCGTTTTCCTCAACGTGGAGACAAAAAAGAGAAGTGTGCTCCAGTGTCCTGGCCGTGGCCTTGGGGTCTTCACAGCAAATGGACTCTGCAGGATTCTGGCATTTTCTGAACAGAAACTTAATCCATCCTTATTTGTGTACAGTTACCCTGAGCTTTCCTTAAAGTGTGAACTTAAAG GCACTGCTATACTGGCCTACACAGCACTGGCTCTGAGTGATGCTGGTCCATATTTAGCCTGCAGCTCATCTTTGCCCGATTACACTATCACACTATG GAACTGGGAAAGTGGAGTTCCACTTTGTAGCCATCCACAGGCTGAAGAGGACATTACATCACTGGCTTTCAATCCAATGAACTGGCAGCAAATCTGTGCTGTAAACTCTAAGTCTCTCACAGTTTGGAGTATTGAGAGAAATAACAACTTTCATATAATGAAGCCCAG TGCTATTGATCTTCCTGCTGCCGATGGCTCTGTTGTTGAGCGAAAAGTCATCCCTTCTCATGTGTCCAGTGGGAAGCTGACATACTATGGTCCTCAGATGCCAACTTCAGCTATTGCAGGGCTGATTGGTGACAGATCAGATACATTTGTG CCACAGAAGGAAGTGAAGCAGAGGCTGTGCCCAAGTGCCATCTGCTGGTCAGTTTCTTCACAGCTGTATGTGGGGAGCAGGGAAGGATTTCTGCTGTTAGTAAACCCGGAAACTCTGCTTGTGTCTGTCCTCTACAAGCCAAACACTG ATGACAGAGGACGTCTTGCCATACAGGAAGGCAGTTTTCGTAGCCTGAAACCACACACCAATGGAATATTTGCTACAGGAACT GATTGTGTTTTACGAAACATTCAGATTAAAAAGAATcatgtggaggtggtggagagCTGGGAATTGGATGAACCTGCCTTAAACGTTTGCTGTTCTCCTGACTATGAAACACTGCTGCTTTCTACCACCACT GGATGCATTTACAGATACAGAAGAGGGCTCACAGACCAGGTCGTCAAAGTCCTGGATGTTCTGTGTGGAAACTTTGTGGCTGCTGCTCCATTGCACACTGAAAATAACATCTGTGTG TCAGTCAGAGAGCATGGAGAACTGCAGCTGTGGTCACTGGAtgcaggagtgtgtgttgctTCCATCCCTCTGCAGACAAAT GTGACCAGCATGGCATGCTGTCCAATAGCTCAGTATATTGCTGTGGGTACAGTCACTGGgcatgttttatttgtggacCTCACATTGAAGGAGCGGCCTCGACTGATTCATAGAGTCCATCTCTACCACATGGCTGTAGATCATTTAGT TTTTGATCAAGGGGGTAATTTCCTGATCACGGGAGCATCAGATCCTCACATATTTATCCTGGATGCACGGCCATCCAAAAAATTTGAGGTTATTGGATGCACAG AGGGAATGGGTGCCACTGTGAGCCTGTCCACCCAGTATCAGAAAGAGAGCATGCAGCTCAAAGTACTGGTGCTCTGTGATGgtaaaaaacagcagcagaagaAGATGGAACAGAAAGAGGGGAACATCCTGCTGCTCTTTTCAGTTTCTGTTCAGAGGATCACAG GTGCAGAGGGTTGTGTGAACCTACAGGGTTATCTGCGCCAAGACGTTCTTCACAGCTGCGTATATGAATCTCCGCACTCTCTTTCCTCATGTGTTCTGGGTACAAAAACTATTTTTGCCTATTGCCCACAGAAGAAAGTCCTGCAGAGCTTCCAACTTCCAGAG ATTTTAGGTACATTTCCCAGCACAAAGGAAGCGGTTCCATTGTGTCCAGAGAAAGAGGTAGAGGGTCATCCTCTGGGTCCTGCATCAGTCTATCTCTCACCCCATCAGAACTGGCTGGCCTCTGTCAGCAGAGGTGGACTACTTCGAATTCATGACATCTCCGCTGTG GAAAGCTATGTGCAGATGCAGTGCCATTCCTGCTGGCTGGGAGGTATATGTTCTGTGTCATTTACGGCTGACAGTCAGACACTAATCACCACTGGTCTCAAAGATGGCTCTATGGTCTGTAGTAgtctgag GATAAAGAAGGCTGAACCTGGAAAAGCAAACACCACCACCCAAAATGACCTGTCCATGATGGCATCCTTTATGGCAGTGGTGTCCTCTGAGAACCACATCCTTGGCAGCATGGCTGACTGGGAACCACAGGCTCAGTACCAACTAGCATCAGTACAGTCTCACACAGGAGAG GTCAGTGAGAGGAGCCAGATGAAAACTGGTATCACTGGCCAGGATGAGAGCAACACTAGTCTGCCCTCTACAACTCCCTGCAATGGCACGTGGCTGGATGAAAAACTAGATATG GTTCTGAAGGAGgagagccagcagtttgcaGACATTAAGAAGAGTCTTAAGATGAACATGAAGGAACTTCGAGAAACA ATCCAGGTTATGATGTGTGAGAATGAGAGCCTGCCAGACATGGAGAAGCTGGAGCAGCTGGAGTTTAACCTGGATGTGGAGGAGCAGAAGAGACTTCAGGCAGAGGGAGAGCAGGAGGTCTCCAGG GTCCGAAATGAGATTGAGCTGGACAATCAGGCCAAATGCTACCTGCGTGAGGTCCTCAAAAAAGAATATTGGGATTCCATGACAGTCAAAGGGAAAGCTATAaag GCCTTCCATTCTGAGAATGAAGTGAAAAACTACCCCATGAAGGAACGCACAGCAAAGGAACTGGAAGAGCTCAACAGGGTGGAGACCATCCGCAAAACCGAACACGCCAACTctaat CAAGAAATTCTGGAGATGAATAAAACTCCGGTACagaaggaagaggaggaggaggaagggcATGAGGCACAGAGCTCAGCATTGTCTGGCAGTCTGAGCTCTCAGTATGGAGGCTCGAACCCTTATCTATACAGCCAATTCCACCTGCACACCAGGGAACAGAAGCTCAACCAAATCACCCTGCTCCAG gatGTTATCTACAACGTGAAAACTACTTTCAATACGGAATTTGAGGCCGTGTATAAGCAGAAGGAGCAGGAGATCAGCCGTGTGAGAGACAAGAACAGCCGAATCATGGAGATTATGACTGAGCTGGGGCTGCAGGAGAGCTTGTGGCAGCCAACTCTGACAGACAATGAGAGGCCGGAAAGAGCATTCACAGTCAACGACTCTGAG ATCAAGGTCGAGAAATACCTTACACCGgagcagaggcagagagaggaggaccAGAGAAAGGAAGAGGAGCAAAGGCAGTTTGCAGCCAAG GGTGACAATATCAGAGACAGAGCTCTGGGTGATATGATGGGTGGGGTGCTAGAGGTCAAAAAAGAAGACATCCTGAGAACG GAAGTGCCACAACCTGAATTCATGGATAAGCCAGAGCTTCAGTGGAcagaagaggagaaaaaaatcttcaaagaatatgagaaaaaaataaaggagcTCAGTGAAGAACGGGAGAAATACAGAAAA ACCTTGGAGGCAGAGATGAAAAAACTGCAGACATCCATTAAAGATGCCACAAAGGCCTTTGATGAAACACTGAGAAAgctgtttgaaaagaagttgaaatctgagatggtgatATATCAG GAGGAGCTAAAGATTGCCAATCTGGCTTATTCCTTACTGATTGAAGAACAGATgctaaacagagaaaaagatcTAAACCACAAACTGGAGAAAGCGAGAGCTCTTAAG AATGAATTTGGGAAAGCTTTGAAAAAATACCAAGACGATGTGGAAGAATTTCGAGAGACACACGACAATGCAGTAGCTGAGGATAAA CTTCTTGACAAAGGATTTCGCAAAGATTTCTCAGATGTTCCTGCCCACATTGTTGACCAGCTCTGTAAACTTTACAAACGCAGACCCAG AGTGCAGAAGATAAAGACTCAGACAGACAGCAGCAAAAGTCCTTTTAAGGAGCGTCCTCTTTCCGGCCGAACAGCCACAGAAGAGCTGACGCAGATGATGAAGGCCATGGAGGAGCTTGACGctccagagaacatgccagAGAGTTTGGATCCGGCAGTGTGGGCGAGATTTTGCTTGGCCAGAAGGGCTAAGGTGGAGAGTGAACAACGG GTGAAAATGAAGGCACTGATTCTAGCAGACATGCATGCATTTCTACAAAGGAGAATAAATGAGGATGAAAATgccaaaatggaaataaagaATCTGACTGATGAGCTTACTGG TCTGCGAGAACAGAAGATGAGGTTCTGCTCAGACATTATGGTTCAGATTCTGATAAAACAGGGTCAGGTCGAGGTGGAGAGTGGAGATTTTGTTGCAGATTATTCAGACTCTCAGCTGCTTCACCGTAGTGTTGTGGAGGACTTGAACAACACCATCAGG ACTTTAGGAGAGCAGAAGATAGCCAGCATGATAGAATGCAAAGACTTCCGTAAAGGAATCATTCAGCAGGAATGGGAGCATAAGAGAATGAGGATGTTGATGGAAGACCTCAACAACAAAGCCAGAGAAATCCAGAGACTGCATGTGTCTCAGGAACTCCAAGAG TACCTGAGTGAGACAGACCATGACAACAGAATGTCAAAGCAGTTATCAACTCTAGAGAAGACCATAACATTACAAGAGAAG ACTCAGATGAAGAACGACGAAAACTGTAAGAAGCTGATAAAGCAGCTGAACAGACAGGCCACactgaagaaggagaagaatgCAGCTCTAGATCTGCAACTTGCAAGCATGGAAATTATGGTTGCAGAAAGAGCAAAAATCTATGAGGGAATAG cAAAGGAGGAGAACCAACAGGATAAAGCAGTGGAGCATTATCAAGATATCCTGGAGAGGAAGGAGCTTGTGGAACAGGCCAAAGCACAGGCAAAGGAAATTTCCATACTGAGAGCTGAGGTGGAACGTATGAGAATGAAGACATTCCCTGCTCTTGCTCAACTGAAATATGACTGA